One Faecalispora anaeroviscerum genomic window carries:
- a CDS encoding NfeD family protein, translated as MEAYYPYVWLAVIVGAAILEAVTAQLVSIWMVVGGIAAIIANLLGAPIWVQTGTFAVVTALSLALTRPLIKKILRVKREDTNAGRYIGKIGIVTSEIDNEKGLGQVTVMGSVWSARSDSGIVIPVGHNVLVLRIEGVKLIVAPES; from the coding sequence ATGGAGGCTTATTATCCTTATGTTTGGCTTGCGGTGATTGTCGGAGCGGCGATCCTGGAGGCTGTGACCGCCCAGCTGGTATCCATCTGGATGGTGGTTGGCGGTATTGCGGCGATTATTGCAAATCTTCTGGGTGCGCCCATCTGGGTTCAGACAGGAACATTTGCAGTGGTAACGGCGCTTTCGCTGGCTTTGACCCGTCCGCTGATTAAAAAAATCCTGAGAGTGAAAAGAGAAGACACGAATGCCGGTCGCTATATTGGTAAGATCGGGATTGTTACGTCGGAGATTGACAACGAAAAAGGCCTGGGTCAGGTTACGGTAATGGGCAGCGTCTGGTCCGCCCGTTCCGACAGTGGAATTGTGATCCCGGTAGGACATAATGTTCTGGTGCTGCGTATCGAGGGAGTCAAGCTGATCGTGGCGCCCGAATCTTAA
- the purM gene encoding phosphoribosylformylglycinamidine cyclo-ligase — protein sequence MKSFSESYKAAGVDVTAGYRAVELMKSHVARTVTPGVLSGLGGFGGLFCPNLSGMKEPVLVSGTDGVGTKLRLAFLMDQHDTIGIDCVAMCVNDVICGGAQPLFFLDYLAVGKNHPEKIEKIVAGVAEGCVQSGCALVGGETAEMPGFYPEEEYDLAGFCVGMVDRSKIIDGSQMQPGDVILGLGSSGVHSNGFSLVRKVFRLDSGNVGRYVEELGKTLGEELLTPTRIYVKSVLKLMAECNVKAMSHITGGGFYENVPRMMKDGLTAKLEKAALPSLPIFHLLQSVGNIPEHDMYNTFNMGIGMCLVVSRDEADKAAALLREAGESVYVIGQVEQGTEGVVLC from the coding sequence TTGAAAAGTTTCAGCGAGAGCTATAAAGCGGCGGGGGTAGACGTAACTGCCGGATACCGCGCGGTGGAATTGATGAAAAGCCATGTGGCCAGAACGGTGACACCCGGAGTACTATCTGGCCTCGGCGGCTTCGGAGGTTTGTTTTGTCCGAATCTTTCGGGCATGAAGGAGCCGGTTCTTGTTTCGGGCACCGACGGAGTTGGCACAAAGCTGCGTCTGGCGTTTCTGATGGATCAGCACGATACCATCGGTATCGATTGTGTGGCCATGTGCGTAAACGACGTGATCTGCGGCGGCGCGCAGCCGCTGTTTTTCCTGGATTATCTTGCGGTTGGCAAGAATCATCCGGAAAAAATTGAGAAGATCGTAGCCGGTGTGGCGGAGGGCTGTGTGCAGTCCGGTTGCGCCCTGGTAGGCGGCGAAACGGCGGAAATGCCGGGCTTTTATCCCGAGGAGGAATACGATCTGGCAGGCTTCTGCGTGGGTATGGTAGACCGCTCTAAAATTATCGACGGCTCGCAGATGCAGCCGGGCGATGTGATTCTGGGTCTTGGCTCTTCCGGCGTGCATTCCAACGGTTTTTCGCTGGTGCGCAAGGTGTTTCGCCTGGATTCCGGCAATGTCGGCCGCTATGTGGAAGAGCTGGGCAAAACATTGGGCGAAGAGCTTTTGACTCCGACCAGAATTTATGTAAAATCCGTGCTGAAATTGATGGCGGAATGTAACGTGAAAGCCATGTCGCACATTACGGGCGGCGGCTTCTATGAAAATGTGCCGCGTATGATGAAGGACGGCCTGACCGCAAAGCTGGAAAAAGCCGCGCTGCCGTCTCTCCCGATTTTCCATCTGCTGCAATCTGTGGGAAATATTCCGGAGCACGACATGTACAATACCTTCAACATGGGAATTGGAATGTGCCTCGTGGTATCCCGCGACGAAGCGGACAAGGCCGCCGCTCTGCTGCGTGAAGCCGGCGAAAGCGTCTACGTGATCGGCCAGGTGGAGCAGGGCACAGAGGGTGTTGTTCTATGCTGA
- a CDS encoding SPFH domain-containing protein has product MEWIIFGLLILIVLVVIITNIKIVPQAHSYVVERLGAYYATWETGLHVKIPFLDRISKKVSLKEQVIDFPPQPVITKDNVTMQIDTVVYFQITDAKLYAYGVERPISAIENLSATTLRNIIGELELDTTLTSRDVINTKIRIVLDEATDAWGIKVNRVELKNILPPPAIQDSMEKQMKAERDRRAIILDAEGQKSSAILIAEGQKEAVILAADAQKQSHILQAEGEAQAILSVQKALADSLKFLNEAAPSDRVIALKSLEAFGKAADGKATKIIIPSEIQSLAGLATSVKELFTDDSQGEKSDRAK; this is encoded by the coding sequence ATGGAATGGATTATTTTTGGGCTTCTGATTTTGATTGTTCTTGTGGTTATCATCACAAACATCAAGATTGTTCCGCAGGCGCACTCTTACGTTGTGGAACGCCTGGGAGCGTATTACGCAACATGGGAGACGGGTTTGCATGTCAAGATTCCCTTTCTTGACCGGATTTCAAAAAAAGTATCTCTTAAAGAGCAGGTGATCGATTTTCCGCCCCAGCCGGTTATCACTAAAGATAACGTAACCATGCAGATTGATACCGTGGTGTATTTTCAGATTACGGATGCAAAGCTGTATGCCTACGGCGTGGAACGCCCGATTTCCGCGATTGAAAACCTGAGTGCCACCACGCTTCGTAACATCATCGGCGAGCTGGAGCTGGATACCACCTTGACATCCCGCGATGTCATCAACACCAAGATCCGTATCGTCCTGGATGAAGCAACCGATGCCTGGGGTATTAAGGTCAACCGCGTGGAGCTGAAGAATATTCTGCCGCCGCCGGCGATTCAGGACTCGATGGAGAAGCAGATGAAAGCCGAGCGTGACCGCCGCGCCATTATTCTGGACGCGGAAGGTCAGAAGAGCAGTGCGATTTTGATTGCCGAGGGCCAAAAGGAAGCTGTGATTCTGGCGGCTGATGCGCAGAAGCAGTCTCATATTCTGCAAGCTGAAGGTGAGGCGCAGGCGATTCTGTCTGTTCAAAAGGCACTGGCCGACAGCTTGAAGTTTTTGAACGAAGCAGCTCCCAGCGACCGAGTGATCGCGCTCAAGAGCCTGGAGGCATTTGGAAAAGCGGCCGACGGCAAGGCCACCAAGATCATCATTCCGTCAGAAATTCAGTCTCTAGCCGGTCTTGCAACCTCTGTAAAAGAGCTGTTCACCGACGATTCTCAGGGTGAAAAAAGCGACCGCGCAAAATAG
- a CDS encoding phosphoribosylaminoimidazolecarboxamide formyltransferase, with translation MELMLKYGCNPNQKPSRIFRKDGGELPVTVLNGRPGYINFLDALNSWQLVKELKEATGLPAAASFKHVSPAGAAVAVPMSPELQKSCFVDDLELSPLACAYARARGADRMSSYGDWVALSDECDAQTARLISREVSDGIIAPGYSAEALEILKTKRKGSYSVVQIDPTYVPEPVEHKDVFGITFEQGRNNAVIDESLLTHFVTENKEFSAEAKRDLLVALITLKYTQSNSVCYAKDGQAIGVGAGQQSRIHCTRLAGSKADQWHLRQHPQVLSLPFRADIRRPDRDNTIDVYLSDDAEEVLADGVWQQFFTECPAPLSREEKSRFLSGITGVSLGSDAFFPFGDNIERAHRSGVSYIAQPGGSIRDDHVIDTCNKYGIAMVFTGLRLFHH, from the coding sequence ATGGAACTGATGCTGAAATACGGCTGCAACCCCAACCAGAAGCCTTCCCGAATTTTTCGGAAGGACGGCGGCGAGCTGCCGGTAACCGTGCTCAACGGCAGACCGGGCTATATCAATTTTTTGGATGCGCTGAACAGCTGGCAGCTGGTTAAGGAGCTGAAAGAGGCGACAGGATTGCCTGCCGCCGCGTCGTTCAAGCATGTCAGCCCCGCTGGGGCCGCGGTGGCCGTTCCTATGTCACCCGAGCTGCAGAAGAGTTGCTTTGTCGATGATCTGGAGCTTTCCCCGCTGGCGTGTGCCTATGCCAGAGCCCGTGGTGCGGACCGCATGTCTTCTTACGGCGACTGGGTTGCGCTTTCTGACGAATGCGATGCGCAGACTGCCCGCCTGATTTCCCGCGAGGTATCCGACGGCATTATTGCGCCCGGCTACTCGGCCGAAGCGCTCGAAATTCTAAAGACAAAGCGTAAGGGCTCTTATAGCGTGGTGCAGATTGATCCCACATATGTGCCCGAGCCGGTGGAGCATAAGGATGTGTTTGGAATCACCTTTGAGCAGGGCCGCAACAATGCGGTGATCGATGAAAGCCTGCTCACTCATTTTGTTACCGAAAACAAGGAGTTTTCCGCGGAAGCAAAGCGCGATCTTTTGGTGGCGCTGATTACGCTGAAATACACGCAGTCCAATTCCGTTTGCTACGCCAAGGACGGACAGGCCATCGGTGTGGGTGCCGGGCAGCAGTCCCGCATCCACTGCACCCGCCTTGCGGGCAGCAAAGCCGACCAATGGCATCTTCGCCAGCACCCTCAGGTGCTGAGTCTGCCTTTCCGTGCGGACATCCGTCGCCCCGACCGCGACAATACCATCGATGTATATCTCTCTGACGATGCGGAAGAGGTGCTGGCAGACGGCGTTTGGCAGCAGTTCTTTACCGAATGCCCCGCACCGCTTAGCCGTGAAGAGAAGAGCCGTTTCCTTTCGGGCATCACGGGTGTTTCACTGGGCTCCGACGCGTTCTTCCCCTTTGGGGATAACATCGAGCGCGCCCACCGCAGCGGTGTTTCATATATTGCACAGCCTGGCGGTTCGATTCGCGACGACCATGTGATCGATACCTGTAACAAATACGGAATTGCCATGGTATTTACCGGCCTGCGTTTGTTCCACCACTAA
- the purE gene encoding 5-(carboxyamino)imidazole ribonucleotide mutase: MSSGKKVAVIMGSDSDFAVVSAAIKRLKAYEVPTEVHVMSAHRTPLMAAEFAKNARANGFGVIIAAAGKAAHLAGVLAAHTTLPVIGIPIKCSTLDGLDALLATVQMPSGVPVATVAIDGADNAALLAIQMLSLADEALADKLEQMKQKMANEVEKKDEAIQAAVKAL, translated from the coding sequence ATGTCAAGCGGAAAAAAAGTTGCGGTAATTATGGGCAGCGACAGTGATTTTGCGGTTGTATCTGCTGCAATTAAGCGGTTGAAAGCATATGAAGTACCGACAGAGGTGCATGTGATGTCGGCACACAGAACCCCGCTGATGGCGGCGGAGTTTGCGAAAAATGCCAGAGCCAACGGGTTCGGCGTCATTATTGCTGCGGCCGGTAAGGCGGCGCATCTGGCGGGAGTACTCGCGGCGCACACTACGCTTCCGGTGATCGGGATTCCGATCAAGTGTTCTACACTTGACGGCCTCGATGCTCTGCTGGCCACCGTGCAGATGCCCAGCGGCGTTCCGGTAGCAACTGTTGCGATTGACGGAGCGGACAATGCGGCTTTGCTGGCGATCCAGATGCTCTCTCTTGCTGATGAAGCGCTGGCCGATAAGCTGGAACAGATGAAGCAGAAAATGGCGAACGAAGTGGAGAAGAAGGACGAGGCGATTCAGGCGGCTGTAAAGGCGCTGTAA
- a CDS encoding alanine/glycine:cation symporter family protein, whose amino-acid sequence MSAFADQLNHILDTTNGFLYGSVLLVLLLFTGIYFSIRTRMVQFRMAKEGIRLLFQESDDKEAVSGFQALMVSCASRLGVGNITGVASAIILGGPGAIFWMWMTAALGGASAFVESTLAQLYKVKTPEGRFQGGPSYYLVKIFKRRWVGVVFAMSLIITFSYGFQMLQANAVTAAFQQNFGDSPLVAYGTAIFMALLTAYGVFGGQKVVAKISEVIVPIMAIGFLVVSLAVIALNIRNLPHVFSQIFSMAFDFKSISGGFAGTAISIGLRRGLYSNEAGMGSAPNAAGTVDDTHPAKQGLVQMLAVFIDTLILCTATALLILCPGVSWEGKDGGYAMPLVQAAVQSQFGTFGIWFVSISVLFFAFGTIIGNIYYVETNVYYIWHRAPSKLFRLSIVAAVFIGCLIKAELAWNLSDFTMAVMVLLNFPALMILANTSIKVLKDYEAQKKQGKEKIYFYAPSIGIHDTDCWNENRESEPKAVSAEPVAKR is encoded by the coding sequence ATGAGTGCATTTGCGGATCAACTAAATCACATTCTGGACACAACAAACGGCTTTTTATACGGCAGCGTTCTATTGGTCTTACTGCTGTTCACCGGCATCTACTTTTCCATTCGTACCCGTATGGTGCAGTTTCGAATGGCCAAAGAAGGAATTCGGCTCTTGTTTCAGGAAAGTGACGACAAGGAAGCCGTCTCGGGCTTTCAGGCCTTAATGGTTTCTTGTGCCTCCCGTTTGGGCGTAGGCAACATTACCGGCGTTGCCTCCGCCATTATTCTGGGCGGCCCCGGTGCGATTTTCTGGATGTGGATGACAGCGGCCCTCGGCGGCGCTTCCGCTTTTGTGGAAAGCACGCTGGCACAGCTATACAAGGTAAAAACGCCTGAGGGCAGGTTTCAGGGCGGCCCCTCGTACTATTTGGTAAAAATCTTCAAACGCCGCTGGGTGGGCGTTGTGTTCGCAATGTCTCTGATCATCACCTTCTCCTATGGCTTCCAGATGCTGCAGGCCAACGCGGTTACCGCCGCCTTCCAGCAGAATTTCGGGGACTCCCCTCTGGTGGCCTACGGCACCGCAATCTTCATGGCTTTGCTGACCGCCTACGGCGTATTCGGCGGACAAAAAGTAGTTGCGAAAATTTCTGAAGTCATCGTTCCGATTATGGCGATTGGTTTTCTAGTCGTCAGCCTTGCGGTTATTGCACTGAATATTCGCAATCTCCCCCACGTATTCTCTCAGATTTTCTCAATGGCTTTCGACTTTAAATCTATCTCCGGAGGATTCGCGGGCACCGCAATCTCGATCGGCCTGCGCCGCGGCCTGTATTCAAATGAAGCCGGTATGGGCAGCGCACCCAACGCGGCAGGTACTGTAGATGACACTCACCCCGCAAAGCAGGGCCTGGTTCAAATGCTGGCCGTTTTTATCGACACTCTGATTCTCTGCACCGCAACCGCACTGCTCATCCTCTGCCCCGGCGTCTCCTGGGAAGGAAAAGACGGCGGCTACGCCATGCCTCTGGTTCAGGCTGCCGTACAATCACAATTTGGCACCTTCGGCATCTGGTTTGTTTCCATTTCGGTTCTGTTCTTTGCTTTCGGAACCATTATTGGCAATATTTATTATGTTGAAACAAACGTCTATTATATCTGGCACCGCGCTCCCTCCAAGCTGTTCCGCCTAAGCATTGTAGCCGCCGTATTCATTGGCTGCCTGATCAAAGCAGAGCTCGCCTGGAACCTGTCGGACTTCACCATGGCGGTCATGGTTCTGCTGAACTTCCCCGCACTGATGATTCTGGCCAACACGTCCATCAAGGTTTTAAAGGACTATGAGGCCCAGAAAAAACAGGGCAAAGAAAAAATCTATTTCTATGCACCGAGCATCGGAATTCACGATACTGACTGCTGGAATGAAAACAGAGAATCCGAGCCGAAGGCTGTTTCCGCCGAGCCGGTTGCCAAGAGATAA
- the groL gene encoding chaperonin GroEL (60 kDa chaperone family; promotes refolding of misfolded polypeptides especially under stressful conditions; forms two stacked rings of heptamers to form a barrel-shaped 14mer; ends can be capped by GroES; misfolded proteins enter the barrel where they are refolded when GroES binds) codes for MAKQIIFDVEARKALMSGVNQLADTVKITLGPKGRNVVLDKKFGAPLITNDGVTIAKEIELEDPFENMGAQLVKEVAIKTNDVAGDGTTTATLLAQALVREGMKNLAAGANPMILRKGIQKAVETAVEAVIHHSKKVTGSDDIARVATVSSADEFIGKLIAEAMEKVSSDGVITVEESKTAETYSEVVEGMQFDRGYITPYMVTDTNKMEAVIDDAYILITDKKISNIQEILPLLESIVQSGKKLVMIAEDIEGEALTTLILNKLRGTFTCVGVKAPGFGDRRKEMLRDIAVLTGGQVISEELGLELKDTTIAQLGRARQVKVDKENTIIVDGAGNSDEIKDRVAQIRAQLETTTSDFDREKLQERLAKLAGGVAVIKVGAATEVEMKEKKLRIEDALAATKAAVEEGIVAGGGVALINAIPVVQKLMDTTSGDEKTGVQIVLKALEEPLRQIAANAGLEGSVIVENLKKENKIGYGFNALTQEYGDMIAQGIVDPTKVARSALQNAASIAAMILTTESLVADKKEPVSAPAMPADGGMGGMY; via the coding sequence ATGGCAAAGCAGATTATTTTCGATGTAGAAGCCAGAAAAGCTCTGATGAGCGGTGTAAACCAGCTGGCAGATACCGTTAAAATCACCCTGGGCCCGAAGGGCCGCAACGTGGTGCTCGATAAAAAGTTCGGCGCTCCGCTGATCACCAACGACGGCGTGACCATCGCGAAAGAGATCGAACTCGAGGATCCCTTTGAGAACATGGGCGCACAGCTCGTAAAAGAAGTTGCGATCAAGACCAACGACGTGGCCGGCGACGGTACCACGACCGCTACTCTGCTGGCACAGGCTCTGGTTCGCGAGGGCATGAAGAATCTGGCGGCTGGCGCAAACCCCATGATCCTGCGCAAGGGTATTCAGAAGGCGGTTGAAACCGCTGTTGAGGCTGTGATCCACCACTCCAAGAAGGTGACCGGCTCCGACGACATCGCGAGAGTCGCGACCGTTTCCTCCGCAGATGAATTCATCGGCAAGCTGATCGCGGAAGCGATGGAAAAGGTCAGCTCCGACGGCGTTATCACGGTGGAAGAGTCCAAGACCGCCGAGACATACTCCGAGGTTGTTGAAGGCATGCAGTTTGACCGCGGCTATATCACCCCTTACATGGTAACTGATACCAATAAGATGGAAGCCGTGATCGACGACGCCTATATCCTCATTACCGATAAGAAGATTTCCAACATTCAGGAGATTCTGCCCCTGCTCGAGAGCATCGTACAGTCCGGCAAGAAGCTCGTGATGATTGCCGAGGACATCGAGGGCGAGGCTCTGACCACCTTGATCCTGAATAAGCTGCGCGGCACCTTTACCTGCGTTGGCGTAAAGGCTCCCGGCTTTGGCGACAGAAGAAAAGAGATGCTGCGTGACATCGCTGTTCTGACCGGCGGCCAGGTGATTTCCGAAGAGCTCGGCCTTGAGCTGAAGGATACCACCATTGCTCAGCTGGGTCGTGCCCGCCAGGTAAAGGTTGACAAAGAGAATACCATCATCGTAGACGGCGCTGGCAACTCCGACGAGATCAAAGACAGAGTTGCTCAGATCCGCGCCCAGCTGGAAACCACTACCTCCGATTTCGACCGTGAGAAGCTGCAGGAGCGCCTGGCGAAGCTTGCCGGCGGTGTTGCGGTCATCAAGGTCGGCGCTGCGACCGAAGTGGAAATGAAAGAGAAGAAGCTGCGTATTGAAGATGCTCTGGCGGCAACCAAGGCTGCTGTGGAAGAGGGCATCGTGGCTGGCGGCGGCGTTGCTCTGATCAACGCAATTCCCGTTGTGCAGAAGCTGATGGATACCACCTCCGGTGACGAAAAGACTGGCGTGCAGATCGTTCTGAAGGCTCTGGAAGAGCCCCTGCGCCAGATTGCCGCAAACGCGGGCCTCGAAGGCTCCGTTATCGTAGAGAATCTGAAGAAGGAAAACAAGATTGGCTACGGTTTTAACGCGTTGACTCAGGAATACGGCGATATGATCGCTCAGGGGATCGTTGATCCTACTAAGGTAGCTCGTTCCGCTCTGCAGAACGCCGCTTCCATCGCTGCCATGATTCTGACCACCGAATCTCTGGTTGCGGATAAGAAAGAGCCGGTCTCTGCTCCCGCAATGCCCGCAGACGGCGGCATGGGCGGCATGTATTAA
- a CDS encoding LysR family transcriptional regulator, translating into MEIKYLKYFQAVADYGSINQAAKVMYVSQPHLSHIIKEVEEEAGFELFQRTKQGCVLTKNGEKYLKHCEVILREIENLKQFSSEIQDGESMMSVSMTKFSHTAECFNRICCRHWNLERYSYRLNEDSTMNVVDDVISGSANVGVIHFASQEEETMQKLFSDKELHFRRLATFLPYVCLSSGHELLNGSQGIDVSELKNYGFVRYIGQFEDFIYHITEENLHLDLNDSSRIVYVNDRAEQMNLISTGDFFTIGISEFSGQNSLYGVVSVPLMNCSEHIQFGIVTKRDRKLADAEREFIDEVTESYRELQMRENQTVRSGLAAD; encoded by the coding sequence TTGGAGATTAAATACTTAAAGTATTTTCAGGCGGTTGCGGACTACGGGTCTATTAATCAGGCCGCAAAGGTGATGTATGTTTCGCAGCCTCACCTAAGCCATATTATTAAAGAGGTTGAGGAAGAGGCGGGGTTTGAGCTGTTTCAGCGTACAAAGCAGGGCTGTGTGCTGACAAAAAACGGGGAAAAGTATTTGAAGCATTGTGAAGTGATTCTGCGTGAAATTGAAAATTTAAAGCAGTTCAGCAGCGAAATCCAAGACGGTGAAAGTATGATGAGTGTTTCTATGACGAAATTTTCACATACAGCAGAGTGTTTTAACCGCATCTGCTGCCGGCACTGGAATCTGGAGCGTTATTCCTACCGCCTGAACGAGGATTCCACGATGAACGTGGTGGATGATGTGATCAGCGGCAGTGCAAATGTAGGGGTGATTCATTTTGCGTCTCAGGAAGAGGAAACGATGCAAAAGCTTTTTTCGGATAAGGAACTGCATTTCAGGCGGCTGGCAACCTTCCTGCCATATGTTTGTCTTTCAAGCGGCCATGAACTGCTCAATGGCAGCCAGGGCATTGACGTTTCGGAGCTGAAGAATTATGGGTTTGTAAGATACATTGGGCAGTTCGAAGACTTTATCTACCATATTACAGAAGAAAATCTTCATCTCGATTTAAATGATTCTTCCCGAATTGTGTATGTGAATGACAGGGCCGAGCAGATGAATCTGATTTCAACCGGCGACTTTTTTACAATTGGAATTTCGGAATTTTCTGGGCAGAATTCCCTGTATGGGGTTGTGTCGGTTCCCCTGATGAACTGTTCGGAGCATATTCAGTTCGGTATTGTAACCAAACGGGACAGAAAGCTTGCGGACGCGGAACGGGAATTTATTGACGAGGTGACGGAAAGCTACCGTGAACTGCAAATGAGGGAGAATCAGACGGTGCGAAGCGGTTTGGCAGCAGACTAA
- a CDS encoding IMP cyclohydrolase: MTTKTIEQALVGNGYPGRGILLGKTPDGAYALIAYFIMGRSENSRNRVFVREGDGLRTQAFDPSKLSDPSLIIYSPVRVVGSEVIVTNGDQTDTVHEFLRRGETFEDALRSRSFEPDEPNFTPRISGWMNASTDFAYRLSILKSAGGNPSSVQRMFFEYETPVNGQGHLIHTYRCDGSPIPSFEGEPLPVHVPQELEEFTQQVWNSLNEENRVSLFTRRIRLSNGETETRIINKNQ, translated from the coding sequence ATGACAACCAAAACGATTGAACAGGCCCTTGTGGGCAACGGGTACCCCGGGCGCGGAATTTTGCTCGGCAAAACGCCGGACGGCGCGTATGCGTTGATTGCCTATTTCATCATGGGGCGCAGCGAAAACAGCCGCAACCGCGTTTTTGTGCGGGAGGGTGACGGTTTGCGCACACAGGCGTTTGACCCCTCAAAGCTGTCCGATCCGTCTCTGATCATTTATTCGCCGGTGCGCGTGGTCGGTTCCGAGGTGATTGTGACAAACGGCGACCAGACCGATACGGTGCATGAGTTTCTGCGCCGCGGCGAAACGTTTGAGGATGCGCTGAGAAGCCGCAGCTTTGAACCGGACGAGCCGAACTTTACCCCCCGTATTTCTGGCTGGATGAACGCAAGTACCGATTTTGCTTACCGCCTTTCGATTCTGAAAAGTGCGGGCGGCAACCCGTCCTCGGTGCAGCGCATGTTTTTTGAATATGAAACGCCGGTGAACGGGCAGGGGCATCTGATTCATACCTATCGTTGCGACGGCAGTCCAATCCCCTCCTTTGAGGGTGAGCCGCTTCCTGTCCATGTTCCACAGGAGCTGGAGGAGTTCACCCAGCAGGTCTGGAATTCTCTGAACGAAGAAAATCGGGTTTCGTTATTTACTCGCCGCATTCGTTTGTCGAACGGCGAAACCGAAACACGAATCATAAATAAGAATCAATAA
- the purN gene encoding phosphoribosylglycinamide formyltransferase translates to MLNIVVLVSGGGTNLQALIDAERRGELSGGRLSCVISSRPDAYALTRAAQAGVPCEVLRRKEFDSQSAYDHALLALLERCKADLVVLAGFMTIIGDEVIARYRNRMMNIHPSLIPSFCGEGYFGLGVHRAALLRGVRVTGATVHFVNEVCDGGPIILQTAVEIRDDDTPETLQKRVMEEAEWKILPRAVSLFCEGRLSVAGNRVLQINKEQREEAE, encoded by the coding sequence ATGCTGAATATTGTGGTGCTGGTTTCCGGCGGGGGAACCAACCTGCAGGCTCTGATTGATGCCGAACGCCGGGGAGAACTCTCCGGCGGGCGGCTTTCGTGCGTCATTTCCAGCAGGCCGGATGCATATGCTCTGACCCGGGCGGCGCAGGCGGGGGTTCCCTGCGAGGTTCTGCGCCGCAAAGAATTTGACAGCCAATCCGCCTACGACCATGCCCTTTTGGCGCTTCTGGAGCGCTGCAAGGCCGATTTGGTGGTGCTGGCGGGGTTCATGACGATCATTGGGGACGAAGTGATTGCCCGCTACCGTAACCGGATGATGAACATTCATCCGTCTTTGATTCCCTCCTTCTGCGGGGAGGGCTATTTTGGCCTGGGGGTGCATCGCGCCGCGCTCCTGCGCGGTGTGCGCGTAACAGGCGCAACGGTTCATTTTGTCAACGAGGTGTGCGACGGCGGGCCGATCATTTTGCAGACGGCTGTGGAGATCCGCGACGACGACACGCCGGAAACGCTGCAGAAGCGAGTGATGGAGGAGGCCGAGTGGAAAATACTGCCCCGTGCGGTATCTCTGTTCTGCGAGGGCAGGCTCAGTGTGGCTGGGAACCGCGTACTGCAAATTAACAAGGAACAACGGGAGGAAGCCGAATGA
- the glsA gene encoding glutaminase A: protein MMIAQDFDLILQDSLVYGRSHLSCGKVADYIPELAKADPSHLGICLMLPDGTVCHAGSWKIPFTMQSIAKTFSLILALKTVGYEKVFSKVGMEPTGDCFDSIVQLETKQLPPFNPMINAGAIVTVSCIELPNPFGAFLELVRQLCFNDTIRLNEQVYLSEKRTGLRNRSIAYLLQSDHILEGDPEQVLDRYFRMCSVEVTTEDLARYALILANDGTDPVTGEEMIEEWIVRIVKTLMLTCGMYDESGEFAVKTGIPSKSGVGGGIVAATEQGMGIATYGPVLNKKGNSVGGIHMLEYLSRKLNLHYLANKTYTAV from the coding sequence ATGATGATAGCACAAGATTTTGACCTTATTTTACAAGATTCTCTCGTTTACGGCAGAAGTCACCTTTCCTGCGGCAAGGTTGCTGACTATATTCCCGAACTGGCCAAAGCCGACCCTTCGCATCTTGGAATCTGCCTGATGCTGCCGGACGGCACGGTCTGCCACGCCGGAAGCTGGAAAATTCCGTTTACCATGCAAAGCATTGCAAAAACCTTTTCTTTAATTCTGGCCCTGAAAACAGTCGGCTACGAAAAAGTATTCAGCAAAGTAGGAATGGAACCTACCGGAGACTGTTTCGACAGCATTGTGCAATTAGAAACCAAACAGCTTCCCCCGTTTAACCCGATGATTAACGCGGGGGCAATTGTTACAGTAAGCTGTATTGAACTACCGAATCCGTTTGGGGCATTCCTTGAACTCGTTCGTCAACTGTGTTTTAATGATACTATTCGTCTGAACGAGCAAGTCTATCTTTCTGAAAAGCGCACCGGCCTTCGCAACCGCTCCATCGCCTACCTTTTGCAGAGTGACCATATTCTGGAGGGTGACCCGGAACAAGTGCTAGACCGCTATTTTCGTATGTGCTCGGTGGAGGTAACAACAGAGGATTTAGCCCGCTACGCGCTGATTTTGGCCAACGACGGCACAGACCCTGTTACCGGAGAAGAAATGATAGAGGAATGGATTGTACGTATTGTAAAAACACTGATGCTGACTTGCGGTATGTACGATGAATCAGGTGAATTTGCAGTAAAGACGGGAATCCCATCCAAGAGCGGAGTAGGAGGTGGAATTGTTGCGGCTACAGAGCAAGGGATGGGAATTGCAACCTACGGGCCGGTTCTAAACAAAAAAGGCAACAGCGTAGGCGGCATACATATGTTGGAATATTTATCCCGTAAATTAAACCTGCATTATTTAGCAAACAAAACTTACACTGCGGTGTAA